The following are encoded together in the Lathyrus oleraceus cultivar Zhongwan6 chromosome 3, CAAS_Psat_ZW6_1.0, whole genome shotgun sequence genome:
- the LOC127128418 gene encoding short-chain dehydrogenase reductase ATA1 has product MEPHMIKNVEAQNSASKRLIGKVAVITGGARGIGAATSKLFAENGAHVIIADVLDEEGTKVAELIDGLYIHCDVSNESHIESAINLAISWKGQLDIMFNNAGIAGYEGRSIATLDMEKLTHLLSINLFGTIHGIKHAAKAMIKGKKGGSIICTSSAAATIGGFASHAYTMSKSAMDGLMRSAACELGVHLIRVNCVSPHGVPSKMLLNAFKCFGDVDMTSEQLSEFIGMNASLLKGRGATTDDVAQAVLFLASDESGFVTAHNLSVDGGITSANSAMSFIYQDPK; this is encoded by the exons ATGGAGCCACATATGATTAAGAATGTAGAGGCTCAAAATTCAGCTTCTAAAAG GTTAATAGGTAAGGTGGCAGTTATCACAGGTGGTGCAAGAGGAATTGGTGCAGCCACATCAAAATTATTTGCAGAAAATGGAGCACATGTCATCATTGCTGATGTTCTAGATGAAGAAGGAACCAAAGTTGCTGAATTAATTGATGGACTCTACATACATTGTGATGTGTCCAATGAATCTCACATTGAATCAGCCATAAACCTTGCAATTTCATGGAAAGGTCAATTAGACATAATGTTCAACAATGCAGGAATTGCAGGTTATGAAGGAAGAAGCATAGCAACACTTGATATGGAAAAGCTAACTCATTTACTTTCAATTAATCTCTTTGGCACAATCCATGGAATCAAGCATGCTGCAAAAGCAATGATCAAAGGCAAAAAAGGAGGCTCAATCATTTGCACATCAAGTGCAGCTGCAACTATAGGTGGATTTGCTTCACATGCTTATACAATGTCAAAATCAGCCATGGATGGACTAATGAGAAGCGCGGCTTGCGAACTAGGCGTCCATTTGATTCGCGTTAACTGCGTTTCACCGCACGGAGTTCCGTCCAAGATGCTCTTAAATGCTTTTAAGTGTTTTGGTGATGTTGATATGACTAGTGAGCAATTGAGTGAGTTTATTGGCATGAATGCAAGTTTGCTTAAAGGGAGAGGTGCAACAACTGATGATGTTGCGCAAGCTGTTTTGTTTTTGGCTAGTGATGAATCTGGATTTGTAACTGCTCATAATCTTTCTGTGGATGGTGGAATCACTTCTGCTAATAGTGCTATGAGTTTTATCTATCAAGATCCTAAGTGA
- the LOC127128416 gene encoding stress-induced protein KIN2: MDSQKMSHQAGQAHGQAQEKLSHHAGQAQEELSHHAGQAQEKLSHHAGQAQGQAQEKTSNLMDMASNAAQTAKETVQEAGHQVKASAQGAAEAMKNATGLNQK; encoded by the exons ATGGATTCCCAAAAGATGAGCCATCAAGCTGGACAGGCCCACGGCCAAGCTCAGGAGAAGTTGAGCCATCATGCTGGCCAAGCTCAGGAGGAGTTAAGCCATCATGCTGGCCAAGCCCAGGAGAAGTTGAGCCATCATGCTGGACAGGCCCAGGGCCAAGCTCAAGAGAAAACTAGCAACTTGATGGACATGGCTAGCAATGCTGCTCAAACTGCAAAAGAAACTGTTCAAGAG GCTGGTCATCAAGTGAAGGCATCGGCACAAGGAGCTGCTGAGGCTATGAAGAATGCAACTGGCTTAAACCAGAAGTGA
- the LOC127128417 gene encoding stress-induced protein KIN2, with protein sequence MDSQKMSHQAGQAHGQAQEKLSHHVGQAQESLSHHTGQAQESLSHHAGQAQGQAQEKTSNLMDMASNAAQTAKETVQEAGHQVKASAQGAAEAVKNATGINQK encoded by the exons atggaTTCCCAGAAGATGAGCCATCAAGCTGGACAGGCCCACGGCCAAGCTCAGGAGAAGTTGAGTCATCATGTTGGACAGGCTCAGGAGAGTTTGAGCCATCATACTGGACAGGCCCAGGAGAGTTTGAGCCATCATGCTGGACAGGCCCAAGGTCAAGCTCAAGAGAAGACTAGCAACTTGATGGACATGGCTAGTAATGCTGCTCAAACTGCAAAAGAAACTGTTCAAGAG GCTGGTCATCAAGTGAAGGCATCGGCACAAGGAGCTGCTGAGGCTGTGAAGAATGCAACTGGCATAAACCAGAAGTGA